GCGCCTGATCCGCATCGACGGCCATCCGATCGGGATCACCGAGATGGAATATCGCGTGCTCGAGCTGCTGGCTTTCGCGCGCAACAATGTCGTCACCCGCGCGATGCTCCTGAAGCATCTCTATCGCCGCGCCGACGACCAGCCGCAGCCCAAGATCATCGACGTCTTCATCTCCAAGCTCCGCAAGAAGCTCCGCAATGCGAGCGGCGGCGCCGAGTTCATCGAGACGATTCCGCAGCGCGGCTGGATTCTTCGCGACATCGACGAAAAGAGCGGCGCCTAAGCGCTTCGACCGTCAGGTTTTAAACATTTGTTAGCCCTGCTCCGGTTAGCCCGGAGCAATGCTGCACCTGTTTCCAGATCCAGCGTTTGAGCCGACGTCGGAGCCCTATTCAGAGGCCGTGTCGCGGCTGGCGAGCGTTCGCCACGCGTTGCGGCTCGTCGATCCGTTCGCCGGTGGCCCAGCCTCGGATGCCGAGAACGACCTCGACGTCGCGGCTCACTGGGGTTCGGCAGGCGAGGCAAAGCGCCGCTGGTTCGACAAGAGCTCGGCTCGGCTCGTCGGTGCCACCGCTGCCGGCGTCGAGGCCCTGCTCGAGGAACGCCAAGCTGGTCGTGCGCCTCACGCCGAAGCGAGCCGTGAGCTGGTCGCGCAAATCCAGCGCGAGCTCGCCGAAGTCTCCCGGCTGATTCTCGCTTAAGCGGGACCGATCGCCTTCGGGGTCGCCGGATCGGCACCCCACTCGCTCCAGCTGCCGTCGTACAGCCGCACCGAATCGTTGCCGAGCAAGTGCGCCGCAAAGATCAGACTGTTGGCCGTCACGCCCGACCCGCAAGTCGCGATGAACGGCTGCTGAGGGTCCGCTCCAGCCTCCGCAAAGAGCCGCTGGATTTCGTCCTTCGACTTGAACGTGCCGTCCTCGTTGTAGAGCGCCGCAAACGGCAGGTTCCGAGCACCCGGAATATGACCTGCACCAACCGCCGGTCTCGGATCGGCCTCGCTCCCCTCGAACCGTGCCTTGCCCCGCGCATCGATGAATAGATCAGGAATGCCGGCGAGAATTTGCTGCTTGGTCACGACTTCCGACCGATCCTCTTCGGCATCGAACATCGCCGGCCGGTGAGCGGGCTCCCCGTTCTCCGTCGGGCGGCCCTCCGCAAGCCACTTCCCGAATCCACCATCCAGAATTGCCACATGCCGTGCGCCGAAATGCCGGAACATGAACCAGCCCCGCACCGCGTTCCGCGTCGCCGAATGATCGTAGACGACGATCCGGTCTTCGCGACCGACGCCGATCCGCTCCATCGCCTCGCCGAACACCTCGGCGCTCGGAAGCATATGCGGCGCAGGATTGGACCGGTCGCTGACCTCGTCGATGTCGAGGAATCGGGCGCCCGGTATATGTTGATCGAGGAACTCAGCCCGGCCGCTCCGGCCGGTGGAAGGCATATGCCAGCTGGCGTCCACCACGACGAGGTCAGGCTCGCCCAGATGCTCCGCCAGCCATTCGGTTGAGACCAGTGAGTCCATGGCGCAAGGATAGGCTTAACCGGCGTCCCCTGCTAGCTAGCCGCCGATGGAAACGCGTCACCTAGGCCAGCCCAGCGCCCTGCCCGCCTCGCCCGAAGAGGCGGTTCTCGACTATGTGCCGAACCCGAGGCCCGGCACGCTTTACCTCGTCCGCTTTGCGGCGCCGGAGTTCACATCGCTGTGCCCAGTGACCGGCCAGCCCGACTTTGCGCATCTCGTCATCGATTATGTGCCAGCCGATACGATCGTCGAGAGCAAGAGCCTTAAGCTTTTCCTCGGTTCTTTCCGCAATCATTGCGGTTTCCATGAGGACGTCACGGTCGGGATCGGGCAACGGTTGATGGATGAGATGAAGCCGCAATGGCTGCGCATCGGCGGATACTGGTATCCCCGCGGTGGCATGCCGATCGACGTCTTCTGGCAGTCCGGCCCGCCGCCCGAGGGGTTGTGGCTGCCGGACCAGGGCGTGGCGTCCTATCGAGGGCGCGGCTGATTGGCCGAGCTGCCGAAGGTTGCGATCGTCGGTGCCGGCTCGGTCGGCTGCTTCATCGGCGGCTGCTGGCAGGCGGCCGGCCTGCCCGTCAGCTTCATCGGTCGCGAGAAGCTCGCCGAGGACATCCGCGCCAACGGCCTGACGCTCAGCGACTACACCGGCTGGCAGACGCACCTGCCCGACGTCGACTATCGCACCGACATGGCCGTGATCGGCGAGTGCGACATCATCGTCCTCACCGTGAAGAGCGCTGACACCGCGGCAACGGCACGCGAGATCGGAGCACGCAGTCGCAAAGGCGCGACAATCATCAGCTTCCAGAATGGGGTCGGAAATGCCGACATGCTGCGGCAGGAACTCGGGGACTGGCTGGAAATCGTGCCCGGCATGATCCCCTACAATGTCGCCTATCTCGGCGGCGGCCGCTTCCACAAAGGCGTGGCGGGCAAACTCTTCGCTGAAGACCGACCCGAGACGCGCCGACTCGCGCAAGCGATTGGCGATGGACCGGCGGCGCTTTCGCTCTCTCGCGACATGCTCGGGCTTGCTTGGGGCAAGCTGCTCATCAACCTGAACAATGCGGTCAATGCTCTCTCCGGTCGCACGCTGCTCGAGGAGTTGAGCGAGCATGACTATCGCCGCGTCGTCGCCGCCTCCCAGCGCGAGGGCCTACGCATACTGCGGCGCGCCCGGATTAAGCCGAAGAAGGTCGGCGCCGTTGCTCCATCATTGTTGCCGCTCGTCATCGGATCACCCGACTGGCTGTTTAACAAGCTGTTCCTGAAGGCGTGGAAGATCGACGAACGCGCGCGCTCATCGATGGCCGATGACCTCGCCTCCGGGAGGAAGACGGAGATCGACTATATCAACGGCGAGTTGGTGCGCCTGGCCGACCGGCTGGGTACCGAAGCCCCCGTTAACAAGGCCATCGTCGGACTCATCCGTTGGGCCGAAGCCGGGGCCAAGCCGTGGGAGCCGACCGCTCTCCGCCGCGAAGTGCTGAAGCGCTAGCGGAACGAGGCTTCCGGCTCAGGCATCGCAGCATGATCGTCCGGCGCCGGAGCGTCGGAGGCGCGCGACTTCGTCCACAAGTAGAGCGCGATCACGGCGACGGCGAACACGACCAAGCTGACGTAATTTACCGCCGAATATGGCTCGATCAACGCGAACACGCTGGCACTGTCGGCTGAGCCCGCTTTCTCGGCACCGGCGACAGCCGCGGCGTAGACGACGCCCATGAGGCTTTCGCCGACGATCAGACCGGTCGCCATCAGCACGCCCATCCGCTCGGCGAATTCCGGGCTGCGCGAGCCAACAGCCCAGCGGTTGTAGAACCAGCCGAGGACCGCCCCGACGGGGATGAACAAGGTGGCTTCCATCGGAAGGTAAATGCCCATGCCAATAGCCAACGGCGGAAGATGCATGCGCTTGCCTGACGATGCCTTGAGAACCTCGTCGATGATAACGGCGACGACGCCGATGATCGCGCCTTCGCGGATCAGGCCCCAGTCGAGGCTACCGCCGAGCACGCCCTGTGCGATCGTCGAGATGATCGCGGCCTGCGGCGCCGGCAATGCGCTGGCCCGTGCGCCGGGCGCCCCCTGGAACGTGAAGGCGGTATTCATAAGGTCGAGGATCGGCGGGATGACGAGAGCGCCGAACACGACGCCGAGCACCAGCGCGACCTGCTGCCGCCACGGCGTGGCGTCGACCAACTGGCCAGTCTTCAGATCCTGAAGATTGTTGTTCGAAATCGTCGCGACGCCGAAGATGATGGCGGTCACAAACAAGGCGAAAGCGACCAGCGACTTGGTCTCGTCGCCCCCCGCTCCGCGGAACATCGCCGCGAGGATTAGCGATATGCCGAGCACCGAGAGGATTCCGACGCCCGAAATCGGGCTGTTCGACGCGCCGATCAGCCCGGCCATGTAACCGCAGACCGCGGCGATCACCACGCCGGCAATGAGGATGTAGACGATGCTAATGCCGACGGTGGCGCCAGGACTGCTCGAAATCGGGGCGGTGTTGCCGAAGGCGTAGAGCAACAGCCCGATCGGGATCATCGAGATGAGGATGACGCCCGTGACAATGCCGATCGGCATGTCGCGCTCGGTAAGCGGCAGCTGGTCAGCGCGGCCCGCCTTGCGTTCGCGGCCGGCAAGCAGCGCCGAGCGGATGCCCGATACGATCGGCCCGATGATCTTGAGCAGCGTCCAGATAGCGGCGACGCCGATCGTACCGGCACCGACCATGCGGGCCTTGGTGCGGAATGCCGTGCTCACGAGCTTCTCGAGGTCGCCTGCCGCTTGAGCGATGAGCCCGGGATCCTGCGTCCAATGCGGAACGATGAAGACCCAGCTGATGATGAGGCCGACGACCATCGCAAGGCCGACCGCGACGCCGACGAGATGGCCGACGCCAATCAGCGCCATCGACAGGCTAGCCGACATTCCCGACGCGCCCGCACCCACGCGAAAGACCTTTGCGGCCGTGTCCGTGACGATCCGGGTCTTGGCGAGGAGGAAGTAGACAGCGGCGACGATCGTCGATCCACCGATGAGCGCGAGGCCGCGCTTGTTCTCCTCGGCGCCACCGACGCCAGAACCCACCTTCAGTACTTCCGCCGCGGCTACGCCTTCCGGGTAAGGCAAGTCGGTGCCGGTCACGAGCGCTCGCCGCAGCGGCACCGAGTACATGACGCCGAGGATGCCGCCGATACCGATGACGGCGACGGACAGCCAGTAAGGAAAGCCGGTCCACCAACCGACCATGATCAGGCCGGGCAGCACGAAGATGATCGCCGAAAGCGTTCCCGCCGCCGAGGCGATCGTCTGGACGATATTGTTTTCCTGGATGGTCGTGTCGCGGAAGGCCTTGAGCACGGCCATGGAGATCACGGCGGCCGGGATCGATGTCGCGAAGGTGATGCCGATCTTCAGCCCGAGATAGACGTTGGCGGCGGTGAAGACGACGGTGATGAGCGCGCCGAGGACGATGCCCCGGATCGTCAGTTCCTTGACGTTCTCGCCCGCCCGCAGGCCCTGATCTACCGACATTCAGATTTCCCCTTGGATAAATGCCGGCGTCAAATGCCAGGTGCCGGCGTCGAATGGCGGCGCAGCGCCCGCCACTCGCCCTTGTCTTTGACCCACACGTCGGTGAGCAGCACGCAATCTTCGATCACCCGCCCGAGATATTTGACCCGCCAGGTGGCGCGGATGGTGCCGACCATGACCTCGTCGAGCGCGGTCGCGTCCTGCACCTCGACTTCGATCGAATCGACGTCACGGCGCTGGATCGCGTCCAACCACTCATCGCGATGCATCATGAAGGGGCCGGTCGAGCGCGTGCCGATCAGCACGAAATCGGGGTGCACCAACGCGCGCAGCCGGTCCATGTCCTTGCTGCACAGGGCATCGCGCCACTCGCGCTCAAGCCCTTCGATTAGCTGGCAACTTTTACAACCCACTCAGTACGTTCTCCCAAGCCTCTTTAGGGCCGAACTTTCTGAAAACGAAAGACTGTGTCGTAACGCTGCATGAGAAGCGCGTCGCCTTCGCGTTTGAGCTTCTCCCCGTCGAAGCGCGCTTTCCCCAAGTCATTGCGATGAAAGCGGAAAAACAGCCGGTGGCCCCTATCTGGCGACAGTGGAAAGACCTGCCCAGTGGGACCGTAGACCGGCATTTCCGGCGCAATCGCCTTGATCGGCGCGTGGCCTGAAACGTCGACGCGGCCCGAATCGTCCGCGGAGATCTCGAATCCCGCGTTCGAGTCACTGGACGCGATAGCCTCCAGCGGGTGGCCCCATTCAAAGCCTGGATCCTCTAGCGTCATGTACAACTCGCCCTTCGGCGCGGGGTCGTCGCGGACTAATTCGAAAGCCGGCGCTTTCGGCATCGGATTGCTGGTCAGCGTCACATCCGCGCCCGCGGTGCTCCAGGTACCTTCCGCTTCCTCATCGACCGCGCCATAGGACAGACCGTATCGGAAATGGCCGTCTGGCTTGAGCTCTAGACCGGCCGCGACCTCAATTTGGTGCGTCTCGTACAGGCCGGCTGGTGAAGGCAAGGGCGTTGCTGCGCTGCAGGGCAGGGCGGCGGCTGCAATAAGAAGGGCAAGCGTCTTCTTCATGGCTTCGCTCTGGAACCTGCCTCATCGAAGGCCCCTGCGCTACCGTAAACCGAGCTATCGCTTCCGCCATTGCGGAGCCTCGTCCGCTACCGTAGCCTAATCCCTGTTAAGCGTACCATGGACCCGTGACGGGTTAGGTCCCCGTTCCGCGTTCGAGGTGCACGCGCCTTTATGGGGGATCTGATCATGCCCGACGAAAAACCGGTCGAAGAGGTCGACGTCACCAAGGAATGGCGTGCGACGCACGGACAAAAGTCCGCTGCCGCGCGCCTTCGCATATTCGCCGCCATCGCCTGGTTCATTGCGATCGGTACCGAAATCGCCGGCATCGTCATGCTCCGGCAGCATAGGTTCGACCACGGCAATCTTCCGCTGCTGATCGGTCTGCTAGTCGTCATCGCGGTCTTCGCCATCGGCGGGAGCCTGATGTGGAAGGCAGCGAACAAGCACGACCCGGCGCGTCAGTCCGACACGGCGAGGTTCTTCTTCCAGAACCAGCTTGGCGCAATCATCACGGTGATCGCCTTCCTGCCGCTCATTGTCCTGATCCTCATGGACAAGGACATGGACACCAAGAACAAGAAGATTGCCGGCGGCATCGGCATCGTGCTGGCCGCCGCGGCGACCTTCATCGGCATCGATTTCAACCCGCCATCGGTCGAGCAATATACCAAAGACATGAACAGCTGCGCGGCGCAGATCAAAGCCAACCAGCCCACGACGGCTTGTTCGCCCGAGGTTGCCGAGCAAGCCAAAGCCATCGCCGCGGACTCCAAGACGGTCGCCGACGCGACGAAGGACGCCGCGCACCCGAACGGTCAGGATGTCGTCTACTGGATCGCGCCGGAAAATGGCGCGAAGAAAGCCGCGACGCCGCACGTCTTCCATATCTGCAAAGGCGTGAGCCCATTGAAGGGCAAGACGGTCAACCAGGGCTCCGTGACGGAGGCCTATGCGGAGAATGCGACCCGCATTACCAAGCAGATCCCGATGGAGCAGAAGCAGTGCGGCTTCGGGGCTGCCGCAGCGACGGATAAGGCCGTCACGACGAACGCAGCTTAGTCGAGGAAAAGGAAAAGCCGTCACGGGAGCGAATCCCGTGACGGCTTTCTCATATCATCCGCCCCAAGGGAGCGGATGCTTACTTTCCGCTGATGTCGACGCCGACGAATGCTTCAGGCGAGTTGCCTCGCTTGACGAGCAGGAGGACACTGGAGCGTCCTGACTTGCGCGCCGCGTCGACCGCGCCGACCACCTGGGCCGGGGTGGTCACCAGCTGATTGTTGACCGACACGATAAGATCGCCGCGCTGCAGGCCTTCGTCGCCAGCGTCGCTATTAGGATCGACCGCGGTGATGATGACGCCACGTGCCGTCGCGGGCAGGCTCGCTGCACGGGCGAGTTCAGGCGTTAGCGTCGCTAGCGACAGTCCCAGCGCCTTCTGCGGTGCGACCGTTGTCGAGCCGGTGCCGCCACCGGCGGTGCCGGTGTCGCCACCGCTGAGCTTCGCCAGGGCTTCCTCCGTGGGCCGTTCGCCAACCTGGATGGTTACGGCCATCCGGCGCCCGCCGCGCACGATCTCAAGCGGGACCCGCGAGCCGACAGTGGTGTTGGCGACAAGGTAGGAAACCGTCTGGTCGGGCGTAACAGGCTGGCCATTGACGCGAACGATGACGTCGCCCTGCTGCAGTCCGCCGCGTGCCGCCGGACCGTTCGGAACGACCGAGCGCACGATTTCGCCGCTGTCCTTGGGAAGGCCGAGGCTCGGCGCGAGGTTCTCGTCGAGCGGCTGAAGGCCGACGCCGAGATAGCCGCGCGACGGCCGCTGGCCCTTCATCAGCGAATCGACGACCGGCTTGGCAAGCTCCGCCGGGATGGCGAGGCCGATTCCGACCGACGCACCGGTCGGCGAAATCAGCGCCGAGTTGATGCCGATGACGTTGCCGTTGAGGTCGAACATCGGTCCGCCCGAGTTGCCCATGTTGATGGCCGCGTCGGTCTGGATGTACCGGTCGTAGGCGCCAGTGCCGGTAATGCCGCGGTGGAGCGCGGAGATGATGCCGGCGGTGACGGTGCCACCAAGGCCATAGGGATTGCCGATCGCGAGGACCCAGTCGCCGACCCGCGCCTTGGTGCTATCGCCCCAGTTCACATAGGGCAGGTTGCGTCCTTCGATCTTGAGGACAGCAAGGTCGGACGTCTCGTCGCGGCCGATGATGCGGGCCGGATACTCCTTCCGGTCCGTCGTGATGACAGTGACCGTGTCGACCGTGCCGGAGCCGTTGACGCCCTGAACCAGGTGGTTGTTGGTGACGATGTAGCCGTCAGGCGAGATGATGAAGCCGGAGCCGAGCGAACCGGCCTCGCGGGTCCGCGGCTGCGCACCGCTGCCACCGCCCTGACTCTGACCCTGCGAATTGGGGTCGAAGCGTTTGAAGAATTCCTCGAACGGGTCGGCCTGCGTGCGCACCGGCACACGCTGCTTGGTCGAGATGTTGACGACAGCCGGCTGCAAGCGAGCGGCAAGGTCGGCGAACGACATTGGCGCCCCGCGCGGCGCGGAAGCAAGGCTC
This portion of the Sphingomonas limnosediminicola genome encodes:
- a CDS encoding OPT family oligopeptide transporter, encoding MSVDQGLRAGENVKELTIRGIVLGALITVVFTAANVYLGLKIGITFATSIPAAVISMAVLKAFRDTTIQENNIVQTIASAAGTLSAIIFVLPGLIMVGWWTGFPYWLSVAVIGIGGILGVMYSVPLRRALVTGTDLPYPEGVAAAEVLKVGSGVGGAEENKRGLALIGGSTIVAAVYFLLAKTRIVTDTAAKVFRVGAGASGMSASLSMALIGVGHLVGVAVGLAMVVGLIISWVFIVPHWTQDPGLIAQAAGDLEKLVSTAFRTKARMVGAGTIGVAAIWTLLKIIGPIVSGIRSALLAGRERKAGRADQLPLTERDMPIGIVTGVILISMIPIGLLLYAFGNTAPISSSPGATVGISIVYILIAGVVIAAVCGYMAGLIGASNSPISGVGILSVLGISLILAAMFRGAGGDETKSLVAFALFVTAIIFGVATISNNNLQDLKTGQLVDATPWRQQVALVLGVVFGALVIPPILDLMNTAFTFQGAPGARASALPAPQAAIISTIAQGVLGGSLDWGLIREGAIIGVVAVIIDEVLKASSGKRMHLPPLAIGMGIYLPMEATLFIPVGAVLGWFYNRWAVGSRSPEFAERMGVLMATGLIVGESLMGVVYAAAVAGAEKAGSADSASVFALIEPYSAVNYVSLVVFAVAVIALYLWTKSRASDAPAPDDHAAMPEPEASFR
- a CDS encoding nuclear transport factor 2 family protein, which codes for MGCKSCQLIEGLEREWRDALCSKDMDRLRALVHPDFVLIGTRSTGPFMMHRDEWLDAIQRRDVDSIEVEVQDATALDEVMVGTIRATWRVKYLGRVIEDCVLLTDVWVKDKGEWRALRRHSTPAPGI
- the queF gene encoding preQ(1) synthase codes for the protein METRHLGQPSALPASPEEAVLDYVPNPRPGTLYLVRFAAPEFTSLCPVTGQPDFAHLVIDYVPADTIVESKSLKLFLGSFRNHCGFHEDVTVGIGQRLMDEMKPQWLRIGGYWYPRGGMPIDVFWQSGPPPEGLWLPDQGVASYRGRG
- a CDS encoding sulfurtransferase codes for the protein MDSLVSTEWLAEHLGEPDLVVVDASWHMPSTGRSGRAEFLDQHIPGARFLDIDEVSDRSNPAPHMLPSAEVFGEAMERIGVGREDRIVVYDHSATRNAVRGWFMFRHFGARHVAILDGGFGKWLAEGRPTENGEPAHRPAMFDAEEDRSEVVTKQQILAGIPDLFIDARGKARFEGSEADPRPAVGAGHIPGARNLPFAALYNEDGTFKSKDEIQRLFAEAGADPQQPFIATCGSGVTANSLIFAAHLLGNDSVRLYDGSWSEWGADPATPKAIGPA
- a CDS encoding 2-dehydropantoate 2-reductase — encoded protein: MAELPKVAIVGAGSVGCFIGGCWQAAGLPVSFIGREKLAEDIRANGLTLSDYTGWQTHLPDVDYRTDMAVIGECDIIVLTVKSADTAATAREIGARSRKGATIISFQNGVGNADMLRQELGDWLEIVPGMIPYNVAYLGGGRFHKGVAGKLFAEDRPETRRLAQAIGDGPAALSLSRDMLGLAWGKLLINLNNAVNALSGRTLLEELSEHDYRRVVAASQREGLRILRRARIKPKKVGAVAPSLLPLVIGSPDWLFNKLFLKAWKIDERARSSMADDLASGRKTEIDYINGELVRLADRLGTEAPVNKAIVGLIRWAEAGAKPWEPTALRREVLKR
- a CDS encoding winged helix-turn-helix domain-containing protein; translation: MAEESLTARLAEVESMLDRSRRRFEEGVRLVEDAHRILADLQQALIGSPRSISPEDSEEAASRLLSSLKATGGEMPESLCGGRLSVDQVQRLIRIDGHPIGITEMEYRVLELLAFARNNVVTRAMLLKHLYRRADDQPQPKIIDVFISKLRKKLRNASGGAEFIETIPQRGWILRDIDEKSGA
- a CDS encoding Do family serine endopeptidase is translated as MRYAYGVAMALLLGGTAFSLATGQAGAQVAQNSPSSLASAPRGAPMSFADLAARLQPAVVNISTKQRVPVRTQADPFEEFFKRFDPNSQGQSQGGGSGAQPRTREAGSLGSGFIISPDGYIVTNNHLVQGVNGSGTVDTVTVITTDRKEYPARIIGRDETSDLAVLKIEGRNLPYVNWGDSTKARVGDWVLAIGNPYGLGGTVTAGIISALHRGITGTGAYDRYIQTDAAINMGNSGGPMFDLNGNVIGINSALISPTGASVGIGLAIPAELAKPVVDSLMKGQRPSRGYLGVGLQPLDENLAPSLGLPKDSGEIVRSVVPNGPAARGGLQQGDVIVRVNGQPVTPDQTVSYLVANTTVGSRVPLEIVRGGRRMAVTIQVGERPTEEALAKLSGGDTGTAGGGTGSTTVAPQKALGLSLATLTPELARAASLPATARGVIITAVDPNSDAGDEGLQRGDLIVSVNNQLVTTPAQVVGAVDAARKSGRSSVLLLVKRGNSPEAFVGVDISGK